The following proteins are encoded in a genomic region of Synechococcus sp. ROS8604:
- a CDS encoding N-acetylmuramoyl-L-alanine amidase — MAPLTFRFSALVLAAAVQASSLLLSLPAQAASALAAWKLSSSGELLLRTAAGARLQAFFEAGDRNRGPRVWIDFPGELSRSRSLPGSGPVREIRLGKPSAGETRLVIEFQPGVDLDPSQLKLIGTASNRWKLSFQGLSTTGLRPIGEGDLNRASSGSWAGGLRIQPSKTPVNAAGLPTVTRGKYRVVIDPGHGGPDPGAVGIRGIRESEIVLDISLQVARLLEAKGVQVIMTRTAEVDVDLPPRVSIANRAGADAFVSIHANAISMARPDVNGIETFFYSDRRSARLAAHLQQQMLNVSPGSPNRGVKRGRFFVIRRTTMPAALVEMGFVTGNIDSPRLATSSHRQRLALALATGILDYLKGVR; from the coding sequence ATGGCTCCGCTGACCTTCCGCTTCAGTGCGCTCGTTCTTGCGGCGGCTGTCCAAGCGTCATCCCTGCTTCTCAGCCTGCCGGCCCAAGCCGCCAGTGCCCTGGCAGCCTGGAAACTCAGTTCTTCAGGGGAGCTCCTGCTGCGCACCGCGGCGGGTGCGCGACTTCAAGCCTTCTTCGAAGCCGGGGATCGCAACCGCGGTCCAAGGGTGTGGATCGATTTTCCAGGTGAGCTCAGTCGATCGAGAAGCCTGCCCGGTTCCGGCCCCGTTCGCGAAATTCGGCTTGGCAAACCGAGCGCAGGTGAAACCCGATTGGTGATCGAGTTTCAGCCAGGGGTCGATCTCGATCCCAGTCAATTGAAATTGATCGGTACCGCTTCCAATCGCTGGAAGCTCAGCTTTCAAGGGCTTTCCACCACAGGGTTAAGGCCGATCGGGGAAGGAGATCTCAACCGTGCATCCTCTGGGTCCTGGGCGGGTGGCCTACGCATCCAACCCAGCAAAACTCCAGTGAATGCGGCGGGCTTACCCACCGTGACCCGAGGCAAATATCGCGTCGTTATCGACCCAGGCCATGGTGGTCCCGATCCCGGCGCTGTGGGAATCCGAGGGATCAGGGAAAGTGAAATCGTTCTCGATATCTCCCTGCAAGTCGCTCGATTACTGGAAGCCAAGGGGGTCCAGGTGATCATGACGCGAACAGCCGAAGTGGATGTCGATCTTCCGCCTCGGGTTTCAATTGCCAATCGGGCTGGTGCGGATGCTTTCGTCAGCATTCATGCCAATGCGATCAGCATGGCCAGGCCTGATGTGAACGGGATTGAGACGTTTTTCTACTCCGACCGTCGTTCAGCCCGCTTGGCCGCTCACCTTCAGCAGCAAATGCTAAATGTGTCGCCCGGCAGCCCGAATCGAGGTGTGAAGCGAGGTCGATTTTTTGTGATTAGGCGCACCACAATGCCAGCAGCGCTCGTGGAGATGGGATTCGTCACTGGCAACATTGATTCTCCGCGCCTGGCCACCTCGTCCCACCGTCAGAGGCTGGCTTTAGCCCTTGCCACCGGCATCCTCGACTATCTGAAAGGAGTGCGTTGA